The DNA sequence GTCGGCGGGTACGTCAACGCCATGCAGGTGCAGGACGCGCGGCGGCTGCTGTTCATCAGCGGTCAGATCCCACAGACGCCGGACGGCCACGTGCCCGACGACCCCGAGGAGCAGTGCCGCCTGGTGTGGCGCAACGTCACCGCGGTCCTGGCCGAGGCCGGCATGGACGTGACGAACCTGGTCAAGGTCACGACCTTCCTGGGCGGCCGGGAGCACGCCGCGGTCAACACCCGGGTACGCAACGAGGTGCTCGGTTCGCACCGGCCGGCCCTGACCGTCATCGTGACCGGGATCTTCGACCCGGGGTGGGTCCTCGAGATCGAGGCGGTCGCCGCGGCGTGACGACCCGTCGTCACCGGCCCGGGTGCGGCACCCGGTCGGGCTCGGTCAGGTCGTCCGTCGCCGGCCAGCGGTCCGGTTCGCGGGCGAACGCGCGGACCAGGCCGGAGAAGCGGTAACGGCCGTCGGCGAGTGCCTCGGCCAGGCCGGCGTCGACGAGATGTTCGACGGTGACCTCGGCGGTGAAGGCCGGCTGGTGCAGCAACGCCGCGAGGCCGGTCACGGTGACGAGTTGCCGGTCGAGCGGGCCGAGTTGGCGCAGCGCCCGCAGCGCCAGCTGGTCGCCGCGCCTGGCCAGCAGTCGTACCCCGCCGGCCAGGCACTCCCGCACCGACATCGTCTCGCAGACCAGGACGTCGAGGCGGGTGGCCGGATCGGCCAGCCGGGCGGTGAACGACTCGATCGTCCAGTTGGGGCGGGGAGCCAGCCGTGCCGCGGCCACCCGTACGGCGACGGGCAGGTGGTCGCACCGTCCGATCAGGACGGCGGCGGCGTGCCGTTCGGCGTCGACCCGGTCGGCACCGAGGTGTGCCCGGAGCATGTCGAACGCCTCGTCGCGGCCGAGCGCCCCGACGAGCACCCGGGTCGTGCCATCCAGAGTGGTCAGTCCGGAGCGGGTGGTCGCGATGTATCCGCAGCCGGGCGGCAGCGGTCCGAGGGCGCGGATCTGGCCGGCCGTTCCCACGTCGTCGAACACGACCAGCACACGGCGGCCGGCGAGCAGGGACCGCCATCCCGCGGCGGGTGCCGTTCCGGGGGGCGGGGCCGGCACGCCGAGCGCGGCGGCGGTCGTCCGCAGGATGTCGTCGGTCTCGGCGGGGCCGGCGGGGGTGCTGGCACCCATCGGCACGAAGACCGGCCCGTCGGGGTATCCGCCGGCGAGCCGGTGCGCGGCCTGGATCGCGAGGGCGGTCTTGCCGGCTCCCGCGTGGCCGTGCACCAGCCCGAGCCGGCCGGCCCGTACCGCGTCGACCAGTTGGTCGAGCTGGCCGGCGCGGCCGAACAGCTTCGTCGGGGCGACCGGGAACCGGGGCTGCCGGTGCGTCGACACCGACCGTTGCCGGGGCAGGGTGACCGGCGGCGCCGGTGTGCGCAGGGACGGGTCGTTGCGGAGCATCCGCTGCACCAGGTCGCGCAGTGTGTCGCTGGGTTCGATGCCCAGCTCGTCCACCAGCAGGCGGCGCAGGTCGCGGTACGCGCCGAGGGCGACGGCCTGCT is a window from the Polymorphospora rubra genome containing:
- a CDS encoding AfsR/SARP family transcriptional regulator; the protein is MHTSRGPLSGRLEIRLLGPVEISDGDTWRGIGSAKQRALLVMLALKANQVVSLDQLVTELWDENPPASATSLVAGYAWRLRRALGDRAGRILTTRSPGYRLVAPPEALDIDEFERLISRAHADLAAGQPAAAADGFGTALGLWRGAPLADVRPTPMVVAEIARLEETRIAAVEARIGAELDLGRHAMLLPTLKVLVAEHPLRERLHAHLMTALYRDGQQAVALGAYRDLRRLLVDELGIEPSDTLRDLVQRMLRNDPSLRTPAPPVTLPRQRSVSTHRQPRFPVAPTKLFGRAGQLDQLVDAVRAGRLGLVHGHAGAGKTALAIQAAHRLAGGYPDGPVFVPMGASTPAGPAETDDILRTTAAALGVPAPPPGTAPAAGWRSLLAGRRVLVVFDDVGTAGQIRALGPLPPGCGYIATTRSGLTTLDGTTRVLVGALGRDEAFDMLRAHLGADRVDAERHAAAVLIGRCDHLPVAVRVAAARLAPRPNWTIESFTARLADPATRLDVLVCETMSVRECLAGGVRLLARRGDQLALRALRQLGPLDRQLVTVTGLAALLHQPAFTAEVTVEHLVDAGLAEALADGRYRFSGLVRAFAREPDRWPATDDLTEPDRVPHPGR
- a CDS encoding RidA family protein, giving the protein MELKPIDPATVPEAVGGYVNAMQVQDARRLLFISGQIPQTPDGHVPDDPEEQCRLVWRNVTAVLAEAGMDVTNLVKVTTFLGGREHAAVNTRVRNEVLGSHRPALTVIVTGIFDPGWVLEIEAVAAA